In the Nanoarchaeota archaeon genome, TTTTTGGCATTTTCAAGCTTGTCTTGAAAAGTTTTCCACGGAGTGGAATAAACTTAATTGATTTGGCAATCAATTGAAGTTAGATTTTCTGTTGTATTAGTTTTAACTTTGTTGCTCAAACAAACTTGGCGGTTCATTCGAGTTGTTCTGTTGTAAGGAATACTTATACTTTGGCATAGATATACTTTTCGTTTGTGTATCGTATATATTGAACAATATACAACAATACAGAAATTGCCTAAAAGAACAGGCAATTTCTGTCTTTTTCAGTTTGGAATCGCAGCAAGCACAAATTCAAACTGAAAAATAAACGAACTAATGCAGGCAAAAAACTATGTGATAACAACAGAGTTGAATGGCGAACACTTCCCAAATGTTCCTTTTGGATCGCGCGCATCAAAAAAAGCGATTCAAAAATTCAAGTCATTGGCATCAGGGCAAAAAATAATAATTTATAATTCATAGTATGCGTGCAAATGAAAAGTAAATTTGTGCAGAAGCTCAAGGTACTAAGGTAAGACGGGGATTTAAATGGAATCTATCATACAAAGGGCAGTGTCAAATCAGGCAAGTAAGAGCGCACTTAGCAATAAGTCGCTGGACGAATTCGTCGGCTCAACCGATGCCAAAATAATGGTTGTCGGATGCGGCGGCATGGGAACAAACGCAATTAACCGGCTAGCGGCTGTAGGCGTTGTGGGCGCAGAGACAATTGCGCTTAACACGGATATGAAGCATCTAAAGACCATAAACGCAGACAGGAAAATCCTTATCGGCCAGGAACTCACAAAGGGTCTTGGAGCAGGAGGATACCCGAATGTCGGAAAACAGGCTGCTGAAGAGTCTATCAATGAAATAAGGGAAGCTCTTCGCGGAACAGACATGGTGTTTCTTATCGCAGGTATGGGCGGCGGGACAGGAACAGGATGCGCGCCAGTTGTAGCTGAAGTCGCAAAGGCGCAGGGTGCAATCGTCATTGGTGTATGCACCATGCCATTCAAAATAGAGGGCGCAAGAATTCACAAAGCAGAGGACGGCCTTGCAAAGCTAAGGCAGCACTGCGACACAGCAATAGTTATTGAAAACGACAAGCTTGTCGAAATCGCGGGAAACATGCCGCTGCAGCAGGCATTCGCGGTGGCAGACGAGATTATCGTGACAATGATAAAAGGAATTACCGAGACAATATCAACTCCGTCTCTTGTCAACCTCGACTACGCTGACGTAAAAGCGATAATGAAAAACGGCGGTGTGGCAATGATTGGAGTTGCGGAATCCTCAAGCGCAGCACGTGCACGTGAAGCAGTGGAGAAAGCCATGGCAAACCCGCTTCTTGATGTGGACTACAAGGGCGCAACAGGAGCATTGGTGCACATAACCGGAGGAAGCGATCTAAAGCTCGAGGAGATTACGGAAATCGGCGAATATGTCGCAAGAAACCTCGACGCAGGAGCTCAGACAATCTGGGGGGCGAGAATCGACGACAATATGAAAGGTGCGCTAAGAGTGATTACAATAATCACTGGTGTGCGCTCGCAATATGTCCTTGGTCCTCAGTCTGCTGAAACTACAAAAGTTTCCTCAGGCATGACCAGCACATTAAACACTCTAGGAATCTCAGTAATACGATAAGAGATAAAGCAATTGAAGACAGTTCATGAAAATCCTTTCGCAAGCTTTGCTTGCTCTAGGCTTTTTGGGTTACGCCCAAAAGCTTGCCGCGAAAGCGGCATGATTTGAGGACTTAATGTCCTCAAAATCCTTACGGATTTTCAAGCTTTTGAAAGTCATCTCGTTCGCTTTGCGAACTCGAAGCTTTTCAAGTTCTTTTGAACTTGAAAATCTTGCTCTGCAATTTATTGCGAAGTTTCGGCTTTCAAAATAACACTGCCTTCTTACATACCTTAAAATCTGCCAAATAAAAGCAGGGGCCAAAAAACATGCGCTTCTTTTGAAGGACAGCATCGGATTTTGGCTCCGCGTTATTTTCAGTTTGGGTCTATATTCCGTAGCTTTCTGCGGTTCATCCAAACTGAAAAGATAGAAATTGCCTACGACAATTTCTTTATCTTTTTTAATTTACGTAGTTCATATTTTCTTAGGCGTATTCCAATGGATTTATTAGAATATCTTGGTGTGCGTAGAACTCCGGAAAAGAATTATGAAACACTTGGAATAATTGCTGATTGTGGAACTAAAACTAGGAGCGATATCAGGATATTATTGAGCAATAAAGAGCGTTATATATCATAATACCTTCTCTGCAAGAATTCTATTTTCTTTAGCATTTGGATATTTTTCAACTTCTGTGAAATAGAAGCCATATTTGACAAGATATGTTAGCATCTCGCGCCGGTTGTTGCGCGTTTTTATCCGAATTTTTTTGTAGCCTCGCGCCTTTGCCCAGGATTCCAGATAATCCATCAGCGCGGCAAGAATACCCTTTTCTCTGAACTGCAGCGCAACGCCGGCCATCCAGCAGTAGAATGATCCATCTTTAAATCGGTCATATCCCACAAGATAGCCCGCAGGCTTATTTTCAAAATATGCGGCAATGATCAAGTTTTCCTTTCCTTTGTATCTGTCCGCAAAATATTCTTCTGTGCGCGACCTTTCATCAAATTCCGGAATCGTAAGATTAACCTTTACCGCTTCTTCAATCGGAACTTCTTTAACAAGAATTTTATTTTTTGCCGGCATTTTATTCATATCTATCCCCAGACATAAACGCGCACTTCTTTTGGCGAGAAAGTTGTTTCATTTCCTGACATGATGTATCCGACTGTTATTATATTTATGTTTTCTTCCGGCTTTTCAAGCTCAAGGGACTCGACGAGCAAGAGGCTGTAAGAAATTTTCGCGTCATTTGTAGTGTTTATCATCAGGGAGTTCTCTCCGGTTTGGGTGGCTGATGATATGTCCAATATTTCTTCGTTTCCGGAATAATCTCCGGAATGCTGTTTAAGAAGCGTGCCGTTAATGTATATTGACGGATCTGAGGCATTTATGTAATTGACGGAAATGGTTGCCGAATCAAGCGCGCCTTTATCCGCAGTATAATTTATGTATTCCGGCGCGCCGGGTTTAGGGTATATCGTTCCGTGGCTTATGTTTGATTTTGACATTCCGACAGTGAATTTCAGAGGGGTTTTAAGCGTGCTGTTGAGCTCCGATTTTATTCCTGAAAGATTTTCGGCAGCGGCAAGGTTTCTAAGCGTTCCTGCACTATCCATTGCGGAAAGGCCGTCATAAACATGTGCGCGAATGTTTTCTGTTTTGCTGTTTGCAGTATTTATATGCGGCATGACAAAAACAAGAAAGCCGGTGACCATCATAAATGCGATTGTCGCTTCAAGCGTATGCAGAAGGCCTTTTCTATTTTCCTTAATTTTTTTCAGAACTCCTTTTTGCATTGCGCGCCCAATATCCATTAATTACCATCTCCAATCCACAGCGCGATGTTCATGTATGTTTTAGTTATGTTTCCAAGCCGCCCTATGAGTGTCATCGGCCTGCTTACTACGATTACATCACGGTCGTCAGGTATTGTCCCGCCGATGCTTGTTGTTTTGTTCTCGATGGTTATGTTGTAGCTGATTCCGCTTCCAATACGCTGCTGTATCTCAGAGCGTGTCAGTGACGCAAGTTCCTCTATTCTTTTGTCGGCAATTCCGTTTATCAGGGCAGGCAGGCCTATCAGAGTTGCCGGCGGATTCAAATACATGTTCTTTTCGGCAAGCGATGTTTCATATGTTCCCGGATGCACGTATATTTCGAATTCGGTTACGTTGTACAGCCGTATTTCCTTATGCGTTGTGTTGTAGACTGACACGTTTAGATCCTTTCCGATTATCGTTACTGTTCTTGTTCCGGTATATATTGAAGTCATGTTCAGGATATTGCTGAATTGTTCTCCGGAGCCGTTGAATGTGTTTTCGCTGTCATTATAATAATTTGTGAATGTTGAATTCAGGTTGATAACCGGGCTGAAGCTATGGTTTGAGTAGACAACTATTTTTGAAAGCTGGTCGTATATTTTTAGGAATACGCCGTTTGCATAATCTATTTTTGCGACAGTCGGATATAGCGTAACATTTGGCAGGCCGTAAGTAAGCAGGTCTATGCCTTCTTCAAGCAGTTCAGAATCATTCAGCTCCAGCGAAGATATTCCGTTTGGGGAAAATACCACATTGATGAGTGAATTCACCACCCAAAGCTCAGAAGAATTTCGCGTTATTTCGAAATATATATCTTTTGTAGTTGTGTTTCCAAAGCTGTCGTTTGCCCACACATTTACGCTCCAGTTTCCGAGGCGCGCGAATCGCGTCCTTGTGAAATTATATTCATACATTGTTCCGTTTTCTATCGAAGATATGTTTGCCATTGGCGCCAGGTATATTCGCGTGCCATTAAGAGGGCTTCTTATTGTTACTAGTGCAGTGTCAATATCTTCGGCTCCGGAAGAGTCGGTTATGTTCGCGCGGATCATTACCACATCAGTTCTGTTGAACATAATAGCATATTCAATATTCAAACCATTTACGTGATATGTGCCAAGAGATATTATTTTTGGCGCCTGGTCAAGGCAGCAAATTTTGTCGCTGTAATAGTCCGGTGTCCCAATATGCGAATCAGTGCTGTTAAATACTGAGAAAATTGCGGTTTCATTTTCGCCGCATGCCGGCTTTTTTGAGCACCTAACATGCGGCGTGACGCATAACGTGTAATTGAAATTTCCGTTGGAATATAATTCTACGTGCGTATCGTTTGCATCATAAAGCGCAGCGATTCCTTCTTCATTCGCAAGACAGTTTGCCCTTAAGGAAAGGCTGCCTCTAAGAGTTGCCGACTTCAGATCACAGCATGCTGAGTAGCCATAGTATCCGCACTGCGCGATATGTGAGTCGTTAAGAGAATATGATGAAAACATGCAGATTTCTTTGCCAATACAGCCGCTGCTTCTCATAGAGCACGTCATTGCTTCCGCAGAGCGGCTTAATGCAAGTAGTAAGAAAATGCATAAGAACACGCGGAAATGAAATCGCATATTATTTATATTGTGGCGCTGTTATTTATATAACTATGATTTTTTTGGCCCGATGAATAAAAAACTAAATATGTTTATATATGTTTATATATCTTAGACGCCATTATATTTTCATGGCACTGCAAAAGCGTTCCGGAAGCATCGCGAGGCTATTTTTCTTTGTATTGATACTGGTCATAGT is a window encoding:
- the ftsZ gene encoding cell division protein FtsZ, translating into MESIIQRAVSNQASKSALSNKSLDEFVGSTDAKIMVVGCGGMGTNAINRLAAVGVVGAETIALNTDMKHLKTINADRKILIGQELTKGLGAGGYPNVGKQAAEESINEIREALRGTDMVFLIAGMGGGTGTGCAPVVAEVAKAQGAIVIGVCTMPFKIEGARIHKAEDGLAKLRQHCDTAIVIENDKLVEIAGNMPLQQAFAVADEIIVTMIKGITETISTPSLVNLDYADVKAIMKNGGVAMIGVAESSSAARAREAVEKAMANPLLDVDYKGATGALVHITGGSDLKLEEITEIGEYVARNLDAGAQTIWGARIDDNMKGALRVITIITGVRSQYVLGPQSAETTKVSSGMTSTLNTLGISVIR
- a CDS encoding GNAT family N-acetyltransferase, encoding MNKMPAKNKILVKEVPIEEAVKVNLTIPEFDERSRTEEYFADRYKGKENLIIAAYFENKPAGYLVGYDRFKDGSFYCWMAGVALQFREKGILAALMDYLESWAKARGYKKIRIKTRNNRREMLTYLVKYGFYFTEVEKYPNAKENRILAEKVL